From Candidatus Omnitrophota bacterium, one genomic window encodes:
- a CDS encoding glycine--tRNA ligase — MQQKSDVMEKIVSLCKRRGFIFQSSEIYGGLASTWDYGPLGAELKRNLKEAWWRSNVYERDDIEGLDASILMRPETWMASGHVSSFEDTLVDCKNCKKRFKVEHVTGKVCPECGGQLTEARQFNLMLKTHLGPIEDEGSLTYLRPETAQGIFVNFQNVATSMRRKVPFGIAQIGKSFRNEVTTGNLTFRSREFEQMEIEYFVKPGTDDEWYEKWVAERFGWYSKFGIKKENLRKREHEKTELAHYAKACTDIEYQFPFGWSELEGIANRTDFDLKQHMRLSGKDLQFFDDETKDKYLPYVIEPSGGVDRSILAFLTDSYKEEEVKDEKRVSLTLHKSLAPIKTAVLPLLRNKPEIVELARGITTDLKKKFKAMYDDTASIGRLYRRQDEIGTPYCITVDVDTLSDKKVTVRDRDTMKQDRISVAKIKEYLEDKFNES, encoded by the coding sequence ATGCAGCAGAAATCTGATGTGATGGAAAAGATAGTATCTCTGTGTAAGCGGCGCGGGTTCATATTCCAGTCAAGCGAGATATACGGCGGCCTGGCGAGCACCTGGGATTACGGCCCGCTTGGCGCAGAGCTCAAGCGGAACCTGAAAGAGGCCTGGTGGCGCTCTAATGTATATGAGCGCGATGATATCGAAGGCCTGGACGCTTCTATCTTGATGCGTCCCGAGACCTGGATGGCCTCCGGCCACGTCAGCAGCTTCGAAGATACCCTCGTTGATTGTAAAAACTGCAAAAAGCGCTTTAAGGTAGAGCACGTTACTGGCAAGGTTTGTCCGGAGTGTGGGGGACAACTTACAGAAGCGCGGCAATTCAACCTGATGCTTAAGACCCACCTGGGTCCGATAGAAGACGAAGGCAGTCTCACCTACCTTAGGCCGGAAACAGCGCAGGGCATATTCGTGAACTTCCAGAACGTCGCTACCTCTATGCGCCGAAAGGTCCCGTTCGGCATAGCGCAGATTGGAAAATCATTCCGCAACGAAGTCACTACCGGCAACCTCACTTTTCGTTCCCGCGAATTCGAGCAGATGGAGATAGAATATTTTGTGAAACCCGGGACAGACGATGAGTGGTATGAAAAGTGGGTCGCCGAGAGGTTCGGCTGGTATTCGAAATTCGGCATTAAGAAAGAGAACCTCAGGAAGAGGGAACACGAAAAGACAGAGCTCGCTCATTACGCGAAAGCCTGCACAGACATAGAATACCAGTTCCCGTTCGGATGGTCTGAGTTGGAAGGCATCGCTAACCGTACCGATTTTGACTTGAAACAGCATATGCGGCTGAGCGGTAAGGATCTTCAATTTTTTGACGACGAGACCAAGGATAAATATTTGCCTTATGTCATAGAACCATCCGGCGGAGTAGACAGGTCGATATTGGCGTTCTTGACGGATTCATATAAAGAGGAAGAGGTAAAGGATGAAAAGAGGGTCAGTCTTACTCTCCACAAGTCGCTTGCGCCGATCAAAACCGCGGTCCTGCCGCTTTTAAGGAACAAGCCTGAGATAGTGGAGTTGGCTAGAGGTATAACGACAGACCTGAAGAAAAAGTTTAAAGCTATGTATGATGATACCGCCTCTATAGGAAGATTATATAGGAGGCAGGATGAAATAGGGACGCCATACTGCATCACTGTTGACGTTGATACCTTAAGCGATAAGAAGGTTACAGTCCGCGATAGAGATACGATGAAACAGGATAGGATAAGCGTGGCGAAAATAAAAGAATATCTGGAGGATAAATTTAATGAGTCGTAA